A part of Limihaloglobus sulfuriphilus genomic DNA contains:
- a CDS encoding TRAP transporter large permease has protein sequence MTPSIWVMIISFVILLLLEVPIAFCLGLSTILAIFAIGDIPAFLIAAQRIVSGTNSFTLMAIPFFILAGLLMGHGGIAKRLIDFASIFVARLPGGLSFVNIITCMLFGSISGSSAASVSSVGSFMIPAMNKMGYHRDFNTAVTVTAATTGLLIPPSNAMIVYSLATGGGVSIAAMFIAGIIPGILVGLGLMSVAGVISIRQGYGKGEKYSAKEAVVKFFAAIPALLLVIIILGGILSGIFTPTEASAIAVVYALFLSVFVYRQVKFSDLPAILLKCAITTSIVMLLVGTSMAASWVLSYENIPQKISAAMIGLSNNKYVLLFVINLILLAIGTVMDMTPAILIFTPIFLPVVKSFGMDPVHFGIIMVMNLSLGLCTPPVGTSLFIGCGIAGTTVSNITKHLIPFFLIMILVLLICSYLPAISMWLPNLMGL, from the coding sequence CGATTGGTGACATTCCGGCATTTTTGATTGCTGCTCAGCGTATTGTAAGCGGAACCAACAGCTTTACGCTGATGGCCATACCGTTTTTTATTCTCGCCGGACTTCTGATGGGACATGGCGGCATTGCCAAACGTCTGATTGATTTTGCAAGTATCTTTGTTGCGCGTCTGCCAGGGGGTCTGTCATTTGTCAATATTATTACCTGCATGCTGTTCGGCTCAATCTCCGGCAGTTCCGCGGCTTCCGTCTCTTCGGTCGGCAGCTTTATGATTCCAGCCATGAACAAGATGGGCTACCATCGGGACTTTAATACAGCAGTCACGGTGACCGCCGCCACAACAGGACTGCTGATCCCGCCAAGTAATGCGATGATTGTCTATTCATTAGCCACAGGAGGCGGTGTTTCGATTGCTGCGATGTTTATTGCCGGAATCATCCCGGGCATATTGGTTGGCCTGGGCCTGATGTCTGTCGCAGGTGTCATCTCAATTCGCCAGGGATACGGAAAAGGAGAAAAATATTCAGCCAAAGAAGCAGTTGTTAAATTCTTCGCCGCCATTCCCGCCCTGCTGTTAGTCATCATTATTTTAGGGGGCATCCTCTCGGGCATTTTCACCCCAACAGAGGCTTCTGCCATTGCCGTTGTTTACGCGTTGTTTCTTTCGGTTTTTGTTTACCGGCAGGTCAAATTCTCCGACTTACCGGCCATCTTGCTCAAATGCGCCATCACAACTTCTATTGTGATGCTTTTGGTAGGCACCTCTATGGCGGCAAGCTGGGTATTGTCTTACGAAAATATTCCACAGAAAATCAGCGCTGCCATGATCGGTTTAAGTAACAATAAGTATGTTCTCTTGTTTGTAATTAACCTTATTCTACTGGCAATCGGAACGGTAATGGACATGACCCCTGCAATTCTTATTTTTACACCTATCTTTCTTCCGGTGGTTAAGAGTTTTGGAATGGACCCTGTTCATTTCGGCATCATTATGGTCATGAATCTCAGTCTCGGCCTTTGCACCCCGCCGGTCGGAACCTCTCTGTTTATCGGCTGCGGCATTGCCGGTACAACGGTGAGTAACATTACTAAGCATCTGATACCATTTTTTCTGATTATGATTTTGGTACTTTTAATTTGTTCATATTTACCGGCGATTTCGATGTGGCTGCCAAATCTTATGGGGTTATAA
- a CDS encoding uroporphyrinogen decarboxylase family protein, with protein MTNSQWVQSIINGEQTAPRAQYWMSFFNADTARSIAPREYHFEGMSLYEVGSEFDMTGMSHKDLDKLIAFNEYTDRIFACLGKGAAIMFGHGGPGEFFCKSIEKGDNHVIVQYETGVKSKVQFDPHFYHTFDHPVKTMDHLQKLILPDPHDPKRYAGLADNAGYLKSKGQYVVGSLNGFFSGIHYFLMDYQDTLISLITEPELIQAAVDKIGQWNLAAAENMIKAGVDGLAICDDLGSKQNLLMPPQLYRKFFKPWHKKLCDLAHSRSATVHLHSHGAIHELLDDLVDCGFDFINPFDPEEGYDIENILKNYSDKFVVVGGFPGSFWYWPLQQQDEYLNQMAALGKKYPRFIFMDSSGIPNDITAEKYLKITEMSKIARNVK; from the coding sequence ATGACAAACAGCCAATGGGTACAATCTATAATTAACGGAGAACAAACCGCTCCGAGAGCACAATACTGGATGTCATTTTTCAATGCCGATACGGCTCGCAGTATCGCCCCGCGAGAATATCATTTTGAAGGTATGAGCTTATACGAAGTCGGCAGCGAGTTCGACATGACAGGAATGAGTCATAAAGACCTTGATAAATTGATTGCTTTCAATGAATACACAGACCGCATCTTCGCCTGCCTGGGTAAAGGTGCCGCCATCATGTTTGGACACGGCGGCCCGGGAGAATTTTTCTGCAAAAGCATTGAAAAAGGCGACAATCATGTGATTGTTCAGTATGAAACCGGCGTCAAAAGCAAGGTCCAGTTTGATCCGCATTTCTACCATACGTTTGATCATCCGGTAAAAACAATGGATCACCTGCAAAAGCTCATACTTCCTGACCCTCATGATCCAAAGCGTTACGCAGGACTGGCTGATAATGCAGGATATCTCAAATCAAAAGGACAATATGTCGTCGGATCCCTTAACGGTTTTTTCTCAGGAATCCATTATTTTCTCATGGACTATCAGGATACTTTAATATCCCTGATAACAGAACCGGAATTGATACAGGCCGCTGTTGATAAAATCGGTCAGTGGAATTTAGCTGCTGCGGAGAACATGATTAAGGCCGGCGTTGACGGCCTGGCTATTTGTGATGATCTTGGCTCAAAACAAAATCTTCTGATGCCCCCTCAACTATACCGGAAGTTTTTCAAGCCATGGCACAAAAAACTGTGCGACCTGGCCCACTCACGCTCAGCAACGGTTCACTTGCATTCCCACGGTGCGATCCATGAACTGCTCGATGATCTGGTCGATTGCGGCTTTGATTTTATCAATCCTTTTGACCCTGAAGAAGGATATGATATTGAAAACATCCTGAAAAACTATTCAGACAAATTCGTCGTTGTCGGGGGTTTCCCCGGCAGCTTTTGGTACTGGCCTTTGCAACAGCAAGACGAATATCTGAATCAAATGGCCGCACTCGGCAAAAAATATCCCCGTTTTATCTTTATGGATTCCAGCGGCATACCCAATGACATAACCGCAGAAAAGTATCTTAAAATTACAGAAATGTCAAAAATTGCAAGAAACGTTAAATGA